CTTTCATATAATAAATCCAGTCATATTTTCATGTTTCGCTTCACTATTGAAAATAGACAATACATTGAAATGCTGCTAATGTGACACCTTAAGCCAGATATAAAGAAGATTTTTAAGTTGATCTGCCTCTGCCTAACTCTTAATGATATACTTGCTACTTCAAAAGCAGTTTGTATAATGAAGTCATTCCAATCCCATTGATGGCGCGCTGTTGTCAGCAGAGCAGCTTTGCCTTTTGCTTCAGGCTGAGTTAAACATCCTTCTGTCCTTGTAAACAGTGTGACCCAAGTGGCCTGCACTGATGGTCTTCTGTTGTTTTTCCTCTAGAGGCGATGTCACAGTGAGACGAGACAACCGATTAGAAGATAGTCTTCTGGAATCCGACAGAGACTCAGAAGACGAACAAAGTGAGGGTAAGAGAGAGAGCCAAAGATGATTTTTAACCTATGTTGAAAAATTCCAGTCCAAAGAAAATCTgcagtaatttaataataaaaacaactttttcacaCACTTTATGGACTTTATTTTGCAATGTTCTCAAATAAATGagttaacaacatttaaaaagtgatGCTATAAAACATTTGACAGCCTTTACGATAATATCGTTTTTTTCCCTCCAGTGGACGATGATGAAGACTCCATACCCCAGGATGCATCTGAAACAGAGGAACCTGCGATTTCTTCATGGCTGCGTTGTGTTCTTCAGTGAGCGAGAGGAggggtaaatgaaaaaaaagagagagcgagGGGAAGGAGATTGAGGAGGGTTAAAAAGAACAAACTGGAAAGGAAGAGAAAGCAAAGGCAAGGTCAAGGGGAGACGATGGAGTGCAAGAAATCACGCGAAGGGACTGAAGTGGAACAGATTGACTGGCAGAAGGGAAGAAACAGAAGGAGGAGAGAAACAGCagactgttttctatgtaaacattgATCCAATAAAACCTACCATGTTATGTCTGTGTACGTGCAAGAGTATTTTTCATCGCTGACACTTctgtctataaatatatatagcgTTGTTCATCATGTAGGGCTCCCGTCCAACGCTACATTAATGTATATCGATTTTCCTGCTGCTGCCTCTTTTCATTTGTCCTTTCCgaatactttttatttacttcagCTGGTCTTCGGAATATTAATAAGCCGCTTCTTTTATTCCGTCCGGCTATTTTCGCCttcaaaattcatttattttctcctcGCTGCCTATTTAATTTGAACCAGTTAAGATGCATAATTAGTATTTCAATCTTTCCTCCAATCCTCctttcctccctccctcctctggctctctctcactctttctctctctctccctccctcttccGCACTCTATTTCTCACTCGTGCAATTTCTACTTGTCTCTGTCGCTACGGCAACCAATGCTTTTCCCTACTTCCAGGcgctctgtctctctcccactCCCTTCTTCAGTGGCATGAGGTAGGCATGTGAGCCGATATCTGTCTTGAGAGTTTGAATCTGCATGTTTCCAACTGTGTGTAGGTGTATTTGTGAGTGTTGCCTGGAAGTCAGAGTGTGCCGTAAATCTGGATACAGATGTTGAGTTTTGTTTGACGGCTCGGGAAGAGGCTTGACACGGTGGAACGCATCCACAGgtgtgtttgcatatgtgtttttctGTGGATCTTGTGGTTTGGTTCTTGATGAGTGTGATCCTTTTTGATCCGGATGAGTGTGCATGCTTACAGTacgtgtgtgtttttatttgtgttgtctcTGAGCCAGCAGGGTATTTCTCCACTACAGCCATCTGTTTATGGTCTTTTAGTCAGTGTCAAGACTGAACCCTCCCCCTTCCAGCTCTGTTTCTCTTCTCATCCTTCTCTTTATGTCATTCTCATTTAAGAGATGATTGGAGCGGCGAGGAGTCAGTGAACAGGCTGAAGCGATGAAGCAATGGTAAGGCAAAGCGAGAGTGCCGAACAGACTGTTTTGGTTGCACTGTGCTCTCAGATCTGACCAGTTAGTTTCCTGCAGCCTGTTGGGTTGCATCAGCTTCTGCTTTAAGTCTCTTTCCATCTGTGCTCGATTCACGCCTCTCAGTTATGTGTTTTTTCCAATCTCTAGCTTTTCCTTTTCAATCCCTCCTTCCGTCTTTTCGTTGCTTTGTCTCTCCTTCCCCAGCTCCATCTCTCCCCACATTGGATTCATTCCCCTTTGGAGCTTCCTGCTGGTCACTGTAATTTTTTGCACTGCCACTGGTGACACAGATGACAGGAAGTGGGAGGAGTTGGGCGAAAAGCAGATGCCAGTCACGGCGCAGGCCAGCACCACTCAGCTGTGGGCAGTGGACTGGGGTCCCACGCAGCCCCTGGAGGACGAAACCCATCACTTGCTGTCCAGTCTGGAGACGGAGGGTTTGAGGGTGACTACGCCCGAGGACTGGTCGCACCGTCGAAGCGCGGCCGCCAATCAAACGCAACGCCCGACTACAGGAGAGAGGGACAAGATAGAGACAGAAGAGCAGGGCACCGAGGAAGGTTGGTATCCATGAAATGAGTTCTTTATCTGAGAGCTGCATCGCTGACAGGGCTCTAGGCTCATGCTGGTTCCTCATAGTAGAAAATCTGCGCCTGAGGAGAGCTTAGATTTCTCTCCTATTGAGCAGGAGGCAGGCATCAATCCAATCAATACAATTTTACCTGATTATGACACTCTGCCCACCCTTTTCGCCCTCACATTTCTCTCGCTCTTCTCTCCTGAAACAGCTCCTTGTTGCAAGTCTTTCTTCACACTTTTTCTACATCTTAATGTTTCctttaattgcttttttataGGCATGTGGGCCATTTGGAAGCGAACTGGGAATGAAATTCCATTTCAGTTCTTGcatttgaattgaggtagcaaacaggCCAGAATTCAGAGttctgcatttggcagacactttttatcaaaagcaacttGCATTGCCTTTCAAGATATATGTTACACTGGGTTAATGCACAGCATGGGAATtcaacccatgaccttggtgttgcaatGCTCTACGGTTTGAGGAATGCATGATGTTTTTAAGAATGGATTTCATACAACTGCTGTTCATGacatcatacacacacaatattttcagATTAGGTGATACTGTTATTTGATGTTTGAAATGTAagtatacatttgtatattttacattttatttaatatttgatatgcatatttatacaaataatttatatataattatattaaatattttttcattgcattttatatataattacatatattatgagatttaattaaatatgttacaattattatacacacatttaaattattttcttattttaagtgAACCATGATGAAAGGAGCTTTATTtgatagaatgtaaaaaaaaattcaaagtctTAAAAAATCCAACCAAATAGATTTTCTTGTCAAGGATGTAAACAAATATTCAAGATTTTGTGGGTCCATACGAAAACATTTAGTAATCAGTCATTAAAAACCCACATTTAAAGGGGAGACGTCTTCTTCCATGTCTATTGTTTTTATGGCCCTATTTCTGTTGTGTGACTGTGTTGAAttaatttgaattgcaattctgcaCATCCCCTTCCTATCATTCCAATTCAAAGTAGAATTTAACATCACATAGGTTTAATTCAAACATCTGTTCAAAGTGTCCCCTCACTTTGTCTAATTATATTTCTCCTGTgctatttctttcttcagtggaccCACAGTTTTATGTGACAGTGACGATCTCATCTCTGCTGATTCTCTCTGCGGTCGTCATCTCTGCTAAACTCTGGTGAGACATTTCACCACTCCTCTGCCTGCATGGTTTTGTCATACATCCCTTGAGACAGCTTGCTTCCTTGTGTGAGTGACTGAACAGTCAGTGTGTCATAATGGGTTCACACCACAGATTTCCACAAACTTTCAGTCGAGGATTCTTCTGTTCAGTAAGAGTTCCCTGCAGAACTGTTAAAAATGCCATCTATGGATATTCTGACTCTGCAGACACTAACAGTGTGGACACCTTACAGTGTTTTATTGTGCTGGTTTAATTAGAAATGTAGCCCGGAGCGTCGAGGGCCATCAGGCACAggaatgcatttatatttactcGGACGGCAGCATTCGATCGCATAGATGATCATTAAAATGATATAGAGCTGAGGAACGGACCATATCATCCTGAGAGTAACTATAAATACTGGGGTGACAGGTTATGAGTGTGATTTATTACTACCTGCCTTAGTTTATGCTAGAACCTTCCCTTCGCTGAATTCAGTTTCATTGCAACATGTCAAACACTTCTCTTTTACGTGTATACTAGGGTATGCGTTGTTCGCTTTGACATACATTATGTCATCAACATAGTATGCGTACATACATACTGTAGGCCTACGTGAAGCCTGATTTTTCTAACCACGCTCAGCTTTTTTTGCACTAGTTTGTCCACAAGATGGCAAGGCCTGCTGTTTCATAGTCGATAAAAAATCACAAgagataaaacaacaacaaaagcgcaacaacaacaatagacaGCCATGATGACAAGTACTTGTGTGAGGGGGTTAAGAGATACCCGCAACTCTAATTGAAGACATTTTATGacttctggagagaaatagtGCAGACATTGGGCACTGGAAACTTTCTAGTTCGCATGAGTCAAATGCATGTGTTCACAAATGCTATCAAAGTAGTGGATAGGTTTAAGGCCCAGGTATACTTATTTTTCCACGCACAGTTGGCAGTGCAAGCCTTTCCAAGTGTAGTTTAGTTGTTAGTGTGGATAGATGTGTtcaaatcattattttcatttacatgcACAAGTGCTATTATGCCCGCAGACATCACCGAAGTGTGTTGACGAAAATTACATAGCACAGACAGTACACGGGCCAGCTGCGGCGCCCTCGATAGAATTCGTGTTTGGGCCCCTCTCCCTCTTCAGGCCCTTGGAATCAAACTAAACTTAGCAGACAAGTGAAGTATCCTTTCGGCTTTAGGGGTGGACCTTCAATCTTACATTCTAAAAGAGGAATGTTTCTGTACGAATCACAAATTCATATACGAAATCGCCAACtcataaaatagttatgttttatcagccaatcacatcatttttatgctgcggcaaaGCAATGGTGCAGATACTACAAATCAGACATTATGAGAATGTTTGTGAGCTTGTTTGTAAGATCGATAGAGAGGTTTAAAACTGTCACATCGCAAACTCCCGACAGGTTTATGTTAATATGAGGCCGGCGCTCACGTAAGATCAGACCGACGTTCATCTGAGGGAGCCGAGGGCGATTTTATTGCATACACAAGCTACATCTCCGCAATTAATCTCTGCATTTCACACACTTGCCTTGACAGACATCCTCTCGCTCATTTAACAACCCCCAGCCCTCCGTCCGTCATCCCATCAGAGCAGAGGTGCCGTAAACTCGCTCCTGAGTTACTGGAGATAAGTGCGAGTAGGTGAGGGGTATTAATATTACATGGGACGTCACACCGCGTCTGCGACACTTTGTCTTCCTCATGGTTGCTGgacaaatatgattttaactgaatattttagcgtctctctctctctctctttcgtgtGCTTTAATTTCCCCCGCTTTTTTCTTTCGCTGAAGGCGGTCTATTAAATTAAACAAGCGAGTGAATGAACTTCCCGTCAGTGTCACTGAAGTGTTTGCCTTCTTTCCCGTTCTACTCTTTAATCTCCCTTTTCATGCCTCTTTCTCACCTTCTTCAGTCTCTATATTCTCGATTCGTTCACTGGCTGTCGTCCtaatctctcactctctttctctctctctctttctttcattcagtTACGACCGCAGTCTCTCGCAGCGTCCTCCGCCTCTCTCCCTCGCCATCCCTCGCTCCATAGCTCAGGAGGACAGCAGGCAGACACTGCACAGCACTCCATCCTTCGCCGACAGAGAGAGGTAGCGTGCTTGTGCCTGTAAGCCTGTGGGACAGGGTGCCAAGACTGGTTTTAGTtctttgtgtgtgcgtgttgtgtgaAAAAGGGAAAGCCAGAGATAACAAGACTGCTAAGCCTTGGCAAAGGgaacaacataaataaaagaaaatgttcccaacaaataaataaacacaactaGGGGCTATGTTAAATGACTGATTTGTTCGTTAAAAATCACGTCAGGGTGTCTGTGGATCCTTATTAAAAAGTCAAAACGTTCAAAAGGTATTCTATTCAGCAAAAGAAGAATGTTTAGGTTTAGGGAAAGATTATGTATATACCTATATAAAATCACtgtgtattatgtattaatatattgttgcaagaataaaatgataatttgaagtttaaattattattacataaaataaatgataagatTAAAATGCTAGGCCTATTTTTTCATAACACGAAAAACTAAGTGGAAAATGTACAATAAGTGGCCTAACTATTTGAacttgattttactgtattttctttccTGCATATATTGTtggaaatacattaataaatattaatttattattcctttatagagtcatttaatataaaataaatattaaaccgGTATTTTAGTTCCTGCAGTTATCACACacactgaattttaaataatttcattttaggCTCTGCATTTATAATGGTtagatatatgtatgtaaataaataataaatatatacatatattaaacaagTAATTGGTAAATGAAGtttttaattaatagtaatattacattattattcttCCATTAACTCATTTAGTGATGCAAAATGTACctgtttttttatctatttattattttagtgataACTGTTTATACAGTTGAATGTGTTGATGAGGTTTAAACCTAATTACTTAAtgactaaaatattatatttgtcttttttgttacaaaattggtcagattcttttaaaaatgtgcattcatTGAAAATGTGTTCAATTAATTGaattaactatttaattttaaaaatgcagataACGTTTGTATGTATGCTGACTCTGTGTGTACATCAGTATGTTAGTGCTGTTAGATCAGTGGTAATGCCTTGCAATACAAAACAGCCAGTTAGGCATTGTTGTGGAGGTTTTTCCTCAATTGTTGTGAATATTTCAACAGGAGAGATGCAGAGAGCGAAAGAAAGCGTGCCATCCATGAAATCAGACCCTTTCCTGCTGCTCTGTGCATTTCAGAATTAATCTCAGAGTCGATAATAGAGTGAGACTCTTATTAATTTAAGTTGCCGTCTCTTTCTTCATCTCTTTACCCCACGCTGCAGGATACCAGTGGTCAATCTTTGAAGAGCTGACTCTTCCGAGCATGATAATCAAATCCCGCGGGCTTCGGTGTGGCCGTTGGTGAGAACACGTGGGCAAGCCATGTGAATGTACATAACATGTAGATAGACACATGTGGATATATGAATGAATACATCTGTTTGGGCACTCTGATTGAGACTGtgaggttttgtggtccagtggcTCTTCGTTTCTGGCTGTACCTCTTTCTTCCAGTGCTGTTTGTACAGTATTATTCTCATTAGCTCAACGCAGCCATTCACAAGGGCTCTGGGAATGCTATGTCCTCTACCATAAAAACAATCATTAGCTTCTGATCCTGGAATAAGCTGTGATGTATGTAGTCATTAATTTAGTAACCGGCATCGTGACATGCTTGCAGTAGCCTCTCTCTCATGCATACAAAGGTTACAGCCGCCTACCGCTGCCTTTATCGCACTTTGTGTAGCATTTATTTGAGCTTAATGAATGACTGCAATTATTTTGAAGAGTTAAATATAATTCACATGATTTGTTTATAGTGTTTTGTTTCATATCGCTCCGTGTTCCATGGCAACAGCAGACTGCAATGACGTCAGCTGTTATCTGGAAACACCTCTGCAGTGTTACCTTATAATTTACACTAATTATCAGATGGTCGTTTTTGTAAATCTGACTCAACATCTGTTGAGGTGTTCGTGAAAACCTACGTAATTCTATTCCGAGCGTGTTGTTATGCTTCTTATTAGCTTTATACTTCTAAATCATGGCCATATAGCTCTTCTCGGGGGTCTTTTTTGGTTAGCGGAGAGCTAGCACTTACCACagtgactggtgtgtgtgtggtgttttcatGTTGAGTTAATGGAAAGCACAATTTAGGACATGTATGATGAAGTACTGAAAAATAAGCTTGGTGCTTTCATGGCATTTTTTTAGTTTGATAAGCAATTAAAAAACACGCCACACAGGTTTGTTTGATGTATCGCTACGCTAACAACCCATGGCTAGCGTCTTGGTTATGAACCGCAACTATCAGGAGGGTTTGGGTTTTTAGAtgataacaacatttttaaatatgtcctgAAGTCAGTGTTGCTACCAGGTTTACTTCTGTATTTTTGACTAATTTGATAATGAAAGTGAATACTCAACAGGAAAAATTAAGGAAGTGTGTTTTTAAGGACAAGTGTGAAAAATTGTCTTTCTATCGCAGAATATAGTCTGACTGAATGCAAATTTGCAAAGTCAGTGTGTGGATAGCTAATTGGCTAATCAATGGTTAGCGTTATCCAATATAGCGCAACAGTGTCCGCCCACTTTATCAGCGGGCTTAATTTctgaagtatttttcccattcttTTTTCCAAAAGGGGTCTAAAATAAAGTCAAGACATGAACCAAATCAACAAGGttatttacaacattacaaactttcatttgaagcaaaaaagtatttgaaaatcagacaaaaggTGCAAGACTGTACTTCCAATATGGATTGTGAATGACATAATGGAATTAAAAATAATGCGGAGATATAAAACCATTGACTTTAAAGATGTTGATTATATATAGAAGtgatatatttcatgtttatggCAAAGTAtgcatattatacaaatatttaagtcaTTTGAGAGTTTAGTGAGACTGACTCTAATTCAGTTTTGGCAGTGCTTCATGGTAATGTGCAGGTGGTGAAGTGTTCTTTTGGCACCATTTGCTTATCACGATTCTCTGATTATTGGAGATTTCTCTGTAAGAGTCGTGAGTGATTTAGATTTTCACTAAAAACAAGTCTCAATAATGCAGGTTGAGTGCTTCAACAGAAATCTGTAACAACCtcgtagctcacagtaggtctgtccTTGATGGTATATTAAGTTAGCATTAAAAACCAGTTCCCGTATGGAGAAATTGAgtgggatttttacttccagaacctgaCTTTGCATTCTGTAGCCTGTGTGGTCTGTCTTAGtaaaaggaaagttgtttcagaggaaTTGTTCACAATATTACCAAGAACATATATTAAGATGATCACTTTTACATATTGTTACATTCTCACTTTAAACCAGAAGTAATATAAGCTGAATTTTCCAAGGAAATCATAATCATCCCCTCTCAAACAACCATGTAActcatgaaaaacaataaataaataattacaacgGAGAGGGGAAAAAGAAACTAATGTGCCATTATAGTTTATGGGCACATCCGATTGAATTCTCTCGTAATTTTTCACATCATGCACAAGAAGCTACATCATGTGAGATATGTTTAGAGGTTTCATATCAGTTATGTAGCACTGCCTTAAATATGTGATTCAATGTACTATGAAGTCAATAAAAAGCCATCTCTGGTGTTTTAAAACGGGTTTCTTTGGTGTGGTGTTTGAAAGGACTTCCTATATGACAGTGACTCATGCAATCACGCATGCCAAACAGCCAGGCCAAAGGGACACCGCAAACACTCATTAGCCATCGCACAGCAACAAAACACCAGGACACAAAGATGCTTCACACGTTcacttcagacacacacacactgtacgtAAGCCGCAAGAGTTCACAGCTTCCATCTGCTCAGAGCTGAGAGACTAAGAAACAGCGAACCTCAGTCACACCGACTGAAATTAACACCACTATTTATAGAGAGAAACAGAAGTGGGTGTGTGCGTAAAAAGGATCATGGATTTTGAGGTGGATGGATTtgtgcagagagaaagagaggaggcaGGGGTTAATGTAAAAGCAGATCATCGCTCTCTGCTTTTTATTGTTGTCCTCATTTCTAAGTGGCTACCACAAGTTAATCGCTACCATTACAGACCATTATGCAGGACAGAGAGAAACAGTGCTTTAGTCAGGCTTTATGGCTGGATAAAGGGCATTCCGCACAACACAGTGGTAGGAAAAAGCGTATGTgctgagaggaagagaggaaaccAGGATGTTATTTCAGGGCTCCAACATTAAAGTGTGGCTAATTAATGT
This genomic stretch from Cyprinus carpio isolate SPL01 chromosome B16, ASM1834038v1, whole genome shotgun sequence harbors:
- the LOC109053793 gene encoding PILR alpha-associated neural protein isoform X2, with the translated sequence MKQCSISPHIGFIPLWSFLLVTVIFCTATGDTDDRKWEELGEKQMPVTAQASTTQLWAVDWGPTQPLEDETHHLLSSLETEGLRVTTPEDWSHRRSAAANQTQRPTTGERDKIETEEQGTEEVDPQFYVTVTISSLLILSAVVISAKLCYDRSLSQRPPPLSLAIPRSIAQEDSRQTLHSTPSFADRER
- the LOC109053793 gene encoding PILR alpha-associated neural protein isoform X1, with product MKQCSISPHIGFIPLWSFLLVTVIFCTATGDTDDRKWEELGEKQMPVTAQASTTQLWAVDWGPTQPLEDETHHLLSSLETEGLRVTTPEDWSHRRSAAANQTQRPTTGERDKIETEEQGTEEVDPQFYVTVTISSLLILSAVVISAKLCYDRSLSQRPPPLSLAIPRSIAQEDSRQTLHSTPSFADRERIPVVNL